One segment of Solanum lycopersicum chromosome 1, SLM_r2.1 DNA contains the following:
- the LOC138347208 gene encoding uncharacterized protein: MLGYIERTYKLAKEYPELLICIFGMCALVIKLPDNFTLIKLFTLSKYILVCTSSVLCVSGNEDRAQLRENENSESNDTAAKLGGGTESNSIKIKKVSSEATHFPAKVGGRFADGSGPYFPLKTSGILGKRSHDGDANSFWDNTMDDFLDDNWILQKLGQNAKGKRVEFHHPFDNTWHRGTVVEVFEGSSVVSVALDDGKTKNLELGKQGLRLVSPKQDS; encoded by the exons ATGCTTGGTTATATAGAAAGGACATATAAATTGGCTAAGGAATATCCTGAA CTGCTTATTTGCATATTTGGAATGTGTGCTTTGGTCATCAAGTTACCTGAT AATTTCAcgttaataaaattatttaccttATCGAAATATATTCTTGTATGTACTTCTTCAGTTCTTTGTGTATCAGGTAATGAGGATCGGGCTCAGCTGAGAGAAAATGAAAACTCAGAAAGTAATGACACTGCAGCTAAACTTGGTGGTGGAACAG AAAGTAACTCAATAAAGATTAAGAAAGTTAGCTCAGAAGCTACTCATTTCCCTGCCAAAGTTGGTGGAAGATTTGCCGATGGATCTGGACCTTATTTTCCACTCAAGACTTCTGGTATCTTAGGAAAAAGAAGCCATGACGGAGACGCCAATTCATTTTGGGACAATACAATGGATGACTTCTTGGATGATAACTGGATATTGCAGAAGTTGGGACAAAATGCAAAAGGAAAGAGAGTGGAATTTCATCATCCGTTTGATAATACCTG gCATAGAGGGACTGTCGTAGAAGTCTTTGAAGGCTCATCTGTTGTGTCTGTTGCTCTTGATGATGGGAAGACGAAGAACTTGGAACTTGGAAAGCAAGGTTTACGTTTAGTATCTCCGAAGCAAGACTCTTGA